CTACAAAGAAGTTTTGCCTGTCCCTCTACATGAAGAAAGATGAGAGGTAAGAGGAAGACACAACTTGGCAGGAATTGTAGCCTGACTAGTTCATTCAGGTTGTGCAGGCCTGATCAGTGCTGAAGTTTAGACTGTACATACTGCTTTGATCCACCAGCCAGTCCAGACAACCTCCTTTCCCAGGAACTTTGAGTTAGCCTAGCTGCACTGTTTCAAATCCACCATTGGCCATACATTGTTCCAATATGATTTTGGTGACAAGTTTAAGACTGGACAAAGATTGATTGTAAAGGAACCACAAGCCACGGGGAGCACTGTTTTATACAAACGTAAGTTTGTAACAGCAGGAGCAGATAAGGACACAAGTACCTCAATTTAAAATAAGTCTACACTGGACAAAgctttgtcatttctttttaatgagtttCAAGTGTACagtgaaacaaaacaaggagaTACTTACCATTATTCCAGCCACGCTCCAAGACATGCTGTGTGCAGCATCCTACTCTTGGAAGCCTTTATTTGGATCTTGAACATATGTCTCAACACAAATGGAGAATTGTTTTCTGGGTTTAAGGATCTGAATATAGGTTATTGAAACCCAAAAGGTAACAGCCTAAGGAACTACAGCTACCAACAGCACACTCTCCCGTTCAGGCAACCACCTTACCACATATTACGCAGCAGTGGAAGAGCTGGCTTCAGCAGTCTCTtccctccccagagctgctggttcATACATCTTATTACAGACTTACCATGGAGTCTGTCCAGTACAAGTGGAACAACTATCATTGCAATGAAAAAACAGTCACTCCTTCGTGGGCCGGAACTTCAGGTGTGTGTATAGTATGGAAGTgacaaagagagagagatgttCCAAAACCAATCTGGTGTCCCAATCCCTCCCCACCCACTGACAGACAAGACAGACTCAGTAAGGTGGTGAATTGTGTTTCTTAGACCATTTAAAGTACACGAGCTGATTACCATAACATGCCAGAGGAGATTACACTTATGTTTATAGAAGGAAATAAACTGTACATGCACAAGTGGTTGTAATGCTGTGGACAGCAGAGTCCCCTGGTGACTTCTTTTGCCCATGCAGAGACAcaaaagggagcaggagaggcaaCATACAACatttaagagaaagaaacagaaaagacagcCTAGGGGGACCTTAGCtcccagaggagcaggaagaatgGGGCACCAAAGGTTTGTTTAGAAGACTGCAAGAAAATTGCTGGTCTAGAGGCCTTAAGCTTGTATGCCCAGCCCCCTAAAATGATAGCAGTAAGTAGTACAAGCAGGCCCTGGCTCCTCTTCAGTAGATGCACTTCTGACCATCCAACACATCTCAGTTCCACAGGGAGTTAGGGAAGCGTTCAGGGGATGAGGGCTGCTTCACTCCAGATCTTCATCTCTGCCCTCACCCAAAGTGGAGGGGAATGGAATTGCGGGGAGATGAAATGCTGGGGCATGAAAGTGAGCATGCAAAACTTAGCCCCTCGCCAGAGGCTCTGTGGGGGAAAAGGGACTTTCCCAGCACACCcaatgaaacaaaaagcatCTGCTCCTTGCATCTTTCATACTTAGTTCCCACCTGGGAATTCCAATGATGCTCTCCCCTGCCTCTTCACATCATTAAGTCTAGACAAATTCCAGTGTATTTTAGAACCAAGGCAGAGCTTCCTAAATTGAAGCAGTGTCCTCTTTCCAGTTTAGAATACAGGCTACAGCTCAGCctgtaaaaaaatacaagatgAGCAGCCCTTAGAAGACCTTGCAGAAACTGAGGAATAGGGCAGCTCATTTAACTCCAGGTTTGACAACACATTCACACAATTCACAGCTCATAATTTTTGGAGGAGAACAAACAGATTACTTACAGTAAACTGCAGAATTCCACACTGCAAGTTTACTTCCAGCAGAGACCACCTTGATCTAAAGTCAAGACAGCCCATAGCAACTAGGAGGACTTTGATAGGCAAGATCTCCAGAGATCTACGTGGCTAAACTGGGACATCTGACATCACTTTGCAATACTTACGTTCAAAGTagtattttcatttgcttcccTAGCTAACCATTCCAAGTATTTCCTAACTCCTGATGAAAGTTAGGGCTTTGTGGTAGCAGAAACAGAACAGGTATTGTTGATTGGGAAGCTATGTGGCTCAGTCTCATCTGAAATACCTCCAGTCTCCTCACCTCCATCTGCTACATAGTGGACTTCCATTGACATTCAACTCATTAACACAAAATACACCACTTACCATTCTACCACTACCCCAAAGTCTTCCAGAAAGCTACAAGGTAACAGCAAGCCAAAGAGTCCTGGCTTGTGTCTGCATAGATGAAAGGACCAATGGACATTCCAACAGACTCCTTACTGttgttcttttgttctttcttgcAAGAGATTTTACTCCCACACATGCCTTTTAGGTAGCAACAAAACTCCTTCCACTTAACTGGGTTTAGTCTGTTGCACTTGATTGAGGTAATCATGTAGACTCTCCTTTATAATAACTGAAATGTCTGTGTTCAGATAGCAAGCCATCTGAAAGTAAGGACAGACAGAATAAATCATTTCCTTAACTGTTCTTCTCTCCATACTAGAGAAATCTAGATTGCTACGCCTAGCTCAGATGGCTCACACAGTCACTGAACAACAAACTTTAGCCTTTATTTCAGAAGCTCACTGAAAAGCTTAAGTCACGTTGCCACTCTTTAGGCAGAGCACTAAAGAACCTCACATGCTGAAGTCCTTCATCGCTAAAGGCACTGCATTAAGGCATTCTTATTTAGCTAGAGTCCACACAGGCACTGTTTGACAAGATCACACccaaaaataaaccacaaaatttTATTGCAGAAGAACGGGAGCAATAGCTAcccattcttcctctgcttccctTTCCTCAGCTCAGATGACCCTTGctaaagctgcagcagctgttgaAGAGTGTAACCATGTTCAGTAGAGTGCTTAAGAGTCCTGTGCAGGAGACAAACTAAAAGCAATAAAGAAATCAATGAAGCTaggtggaagggaaggaaaggaaagattcAGAGGCAAGGAGACAGGCAAGGTGAGGGGGACAGTAGGTTGCAGACTGAAGGAGCCATATTCAAGTAAAAAAGTAGACTGGAAACAAagcaataagagaaaaaaaggaaagaacaagagGGCAAGTTACACACCAAAGGTCCCCCCAGAGACTTCCAAATTCCCCACCAGAGAAAGGATTTGCCAACCCCCCTTACTCCAGGGTAAGTGCTCCTCATACTTACAGATTTAGCTGACCTGGAAGACAAAATTTCCCATTTCTATAGTGATGgccatccccagctccttctgTTATATATGTAAAGCATACCATTTCTGCAATGAGTGTGGGAGTTACAGCACCATCTCCCTTTCCCAAAGACTGACGTTAACGTTTATGCAACCAAGACACTTTAGAGCTCAAATCAAAAAGAAAGACTTTCAAGTTATCTGGAGTTGGTGTTTCTTTACCTTTGATCCTAGGCTTTTCAGTACTTACTTGCAATCACTGCCACCACAATGGCACCAATCACTCCCATCATGATCATCATCTGGAGAGAGATATTATCAAAGAACAATACTCAGAACTGATTGACAAATTCACATTTTCCCTGACAGAGAATATACGCCAGACCAGGCCTCAAAAATCTCTCCACACTGAAGGAAACCTAAGCATCCAAAACCATTACCCAGCTACCTTCTCAAAGCCCTGCAAGAGAAGGGTGACCCAACTCCTCTGATGAAGGAGACAATGGCACTAGAAGACTCACCTTGCAGTTCTTCCACCAGTACTTCCTTTTGAGTTTTGCTGCGCTGCTTTCAAATTGCGAGGCACCAGCCTGAAGAGCATCTGCCCGATCATCTAGCTCTGACAGCTTCTGGTCTCGTTCCAGCACCTTGTCTACATTTACACACATTATATCAACCACCTGTAGGAGGAAGAATAGTGGCAGCAGTTGCATTGGTAAAGAGAGTTGGAAAAGTGAGAGAAGTAACTTGGCCAATAACTAACACTGAGATACTAAACAAATGAAAGCCCTAAACAAAGGTAAAAAAGGTCAGGATAAGAAACAGCCTACAAAGCCATTGCCTACATTGAAGTAGAGAAACAAATCCTAGACCCTCTGTTTAAGTATCAGTTCAAATACACCTAAACCACGTCCTTGGCCCCCATTCTcacctgtttttaaaagctctcaAATCCAGGAAGCCTAAATCACCTTCCTCTTGAGACCAATCTTTCCGCTAACTCCTTAACTACAAAAATAACTTGAGCTACATGTTGCTGCCCCACTGAGGCATAAAGGCATTACTGCACGTCAGCAGCCACGCTATAGACACCGACCCTGGAAAGTCAGGCAAGGCTCCCTGTTCATCACACACCAAGTTTGCACGCAGACTGTTCCCTTGAAACAGCAGAGAGAGATCAAGAGCTGTCCTGGATGCTACACAGCTTTATTTTCATAATACTTGCACAATATAAGGTAACAAAAATCTAACTGGCCTGCTCCTTAGAAGTCATATTTGGAGTTAAGCAGCTTTTAAACACAAAGCAATCTCTTCTCCAATCTTGTCATAGGTCTGCCATCAGAATTTGATTAGCTATGCATATCTGGCATTGGCATGATAACAGtatccacctcctcagcaacAGCCGCCTGTCAAGAACactgctgctgaagagcagtAGAAGAGGCCAGGCAGCCTACCAGAAGCCAGCAGCGCTGGCAGAGCTACTAACCTCCTGCACTTGGGCCTGGGTCTGCTCCAGCCGGCGGTTACTGGTCAGATTGGGAGGGGGCTCGGGGGGACCCCCGCCGGGGGCTGCCCCTTCGGGAGCCCCGGGAGCAGGTTGCTGAGCTGGGTCAGACCTAAGGAGACACATCCAGGgacaaagagaaagcagttaGTCACTCAAGAAAGAGGATCcgccacacacacactcccccaaATCCAACTGAATCCCAGTGTCTCTAGGCTGCGGCAGTGCCGGCGGCAGCCCCGACGTCCCCAACTCTCTCTGGATTCCCTGGAGCAGGAGAGCTCAGAGAGTGCCCAGTGCAAGGGCAGGCTCAGGAGGGCAGCGAGCAGGGCCAGCCCCGAGACAGAAGGCATGCGGGTGTTGCCGTGCCCGGTGCCGCGTCCTCCCGCGACGGCCGCTACCCACTTCGGCGCCGGCTGGGAGGGGGCGCGGCGGCCCGGGACCCCGCGTATCGCCCCTAGGGCAGGCCCCGCGCACCCATGCCCGCCCGTGCGCTCAGCGGGGCCCCGGGGAGCGGGACCgcccagggcagggaggcagGCGGAGGGCGCGGGCAACCCTGCCTGCGGCTGCTGCAATGCGCCACTCAGCCCCACCGCCGCCGGCGGCCAGTTCGCGAACTCGGTGCTGGCCCGTctcctccccctgcagcccccgcCACGCCGCAGCCCGCCCGCGGCTGGGCAGACACCCACTCACATCGCCAGGCCGGACCAAGACCACCGGGCACGACACAAAACACAACACCCCGCAAACAGCCGACAACCCCCCCCGGGCCCCGAACTTATAGGAGAGGATGCCCCGCCCCTGGAGCGGACTACTAATCAGAAGTGTCCGCAAGGGCAACTCTCCGAGAGCAGCGACTCGGTCCCGCCTTTGTGTCTCTCCGCAGCCAATGAGCGCTCCGCGGCCCTGCCGGAGCGAGCCGCCCCGTGGAGCCGGCGATCCACCCGAGACCCGCCCCGCTGCCGGCTCTCTGCCGGGCAAGCCCCGCCCGCCCGGGGCCGCCCAATGGCCGCAGAGCCTCACCAGCCGCGGGGTGCCCGCCGGGGGTCCGgccgcctccctccctccttccctccctctgcccGCCAGGGGCCTTCCCCGACCCCGAGTGGGCCTGGGCGGCCACCGGGCCTCTCTCGCAGCCTGGCTCTGGACCCGCCGGCCTCCCAGCCCCGAGGCCGTCCTCCGCTTGGGTCACACAGGGCCCGAACGCGACTGTCTGTCTTGTCCGGGTTTCTCCTTCGAGCCCATCCGCCCTGGTGCCGTTACAGGTGAGGGGCCGCGGGCCGCCTGCGTAACCACCCCCCTCCCTAGTGCGTCAGTCCTCTGGTTGAGCCGCTGTCCCTGCAATTAAGGTAATGGCGTTGCTGGCCTGCTTCCACCATACAGCACCGCCTAAAAGAGGCCCTGGAGCTGTCCCCGAAGCGGCTGccttccagcctcagcagcctgagGAGTGAGATTTGgctccaacagcagcatccagaACAGCTAcgaatttgggttttttcctctctcaaagCATGCCGGATCAGAAGGGAGAATTCTTCAGCTGAGGACAAAACGGGAGGCAGGAGCTAACAGGAACAAGAAGTCTCTCCCTGCAGTGTATGCGGTGAGTGCGGTGGGAAGTGACTGGTGCAAACTGACACTGAactgccttttcctttcatGAGATGATACAGgcagttaataaaaaaaaaaccaaaacgaAGTGTTTGATCTGATAAGTTAGTAGATAACACGAGACAGATAGTTACGAGTTATAGCCAAAAGACCATGGCTATGAGGAGCTGAAGACATAATACAGGGCCAGGTAATTCATAGGTGGGACTATTGAGGGTTAAAGAGCAACATAGCCCCAGCCTCAGCAAAACAGAAGGTTTTAAAGCTGTGCCTTCAGGCAAGCTGCAAAGAGACAAATTGTGAAATAAGCTCCTGTAGCTTGGCAACCTTCCCACTGCAGCTTCAGGACTGTTCCAATAACCATTGCAAATAACTGAAGACAGCTTGTGGTACTGCTGGTCCACAGATCACTTGCCAAGTGGGTACTTAGGCCCTAGGAGGTGACAAAAAGTGCGTGTTTTTTCTCTGATGCTTTCTGACATATTTTTCAGTCAAGGATTTACCATGCCCTTGGCTTATGTATGTAATAATCCCCAGCTGCTCTCTTCCAGGTCCTTGCTCAGTCTCCAtttggatcacagaatcttaagggttggaagggaatcCACACCACCTTCTGGCAAGAGTCCCATAGGTCTGCCACCCTCCTCCAAAAACTTAAGCTTCCTGAACAGAGACTTAGACCCAAAGGAAGTTCTTTCCATTCCTTGCTGCTTCTAACCAAGTGCTTTTCAGACAGAGTAAGAGAAGACACAGGCAGGCACCTGCTCATcttacagatttttcttctcaggtATATCGTGGTCTTTGTGATGCTGAACTAGAGGAATGCTGGTGGTTTTAACTCACCATAATTTCTCCTTTAAAGGAACAGTTATGGAGAACTGTAAGCTAGagggttgggtttggggtttttttttaaacagttaagTGCCCGAGTTACCATTTGCAATTCCTGACTGAATTATAAACAGAAGGCTACTTCATCAGTAAATGTCATTAGTACAGGGTTAAGTCATCATCAGCTTGAAAGAGACAAATCCTGTTCTTAAGACAGGTTTTGGTGCATTTCAACTAACATTTGGATCATTCACACTTAATCACAGATAAATGGAAGGTAAGGGAGCAAGCAGCAAGATGTATTGGCAGACACTCTTAGCCCTAACTTGAAACTTTGCTATGAGGAAAAATCTAAGCTGGAGGATAAGGAAATTGTCAAACAGAGGACACGAGAACCTGAGGCTCACAGAAACCAAAAGGATGCTAGAAGCCAGGCCAAAAAATAGAGGCCAAGTCATGTTGAGTTGCAGGCTGGAAGAGATGTCTGTAAGAAGTACATCAGAAGTGCTTCAGGGCGCTGACActgccctggagcagcagcaggaccttGGGGCTGAGCCAGAAATGCATAGCAAAGGTCACAGAAATCACTGGGAGCCCAACTGTGTGAAGGCTGGCTTTATTCTGACCGCAGCGCCATGAAACCGCGCTCCATCTGCCAAACCCAGGGCTGCTTCTAGCGATGCTTCCCAGTGCGGTTGAAGCGCCTGTACAAGTACCGGATCCTCTTGCTGAGTTTGTGGTGGTCCTCCACAAACATCCGATCCCCCACCAACTGCTTCTTGCGGATACACCTCTGCAGCTCGTTCCCCCGCCAGCCTCGCAGCCACTTGGGCCCACTGATGAGGTTCTTTGGGTGGAACTGGAAGTCACCTGAAAACAGCAGAGTAGAGCAGAGAGGATGAATCCAGGCCCCAGAAGAGTTCACAGCGCAGCCTACCTATTCTGCCCACCGCCCTCTTCCTGCTGGAGGTACTGCTCGGCGTACTGCTCCAgcctcccttccctcctgccctgaggcCACAGTAAGGAGTGGCGGGGGAGCAGTGTGGGGTACGTGGAATGTCTTACCCAGGATTCCCACGTTGTCGTAGACCCCGAACAACGCCCGTTTTTTTGTCCACCGATCCACCTGCTTCGGCTTCTGGGGCTCCCTGATACGAATGGGCCGGGTAAGCCCCGCCAGGGGCGAGGACAGGGGCACGGGGAGGCCGGGCCTCACGGGTCCCCAGCGGGCCTCGCCGCCGCTAATGCCCCGCTCCGCCCGGAGCAGGGGCGCGGCCGGGCCCAGCAGGGCTCGTCCCACAGCCCGCAC
Above is a window of Colius striatus isolate bColStr4 chromosome 1, bColStr4.1.hap1, whole genome shotgun sequence DNA encoding:
- the VAMP1 gene encoding vesicle-associated membrane protein 1, producing the protein MSDPAQQPAPGAPEGAAPGGGPPEPPPNLTSNRRLEQTQAQVQEVVDIMCVNVDKVLERDQKLSELDDRADALQAGASQFESSAAKLKRKYWWKNCKMMIMMGVIGAIVVAVIAICLLHRTLKHSTEHGYTLQQLLQL
- the MRPL51 gene encoding large ribosomal subunit protein mL51, with the translated sequence MAALVRAVGRALLGPAAPLLRAERGISGGEARWGPVRPGLPVPLSSPLAGLTRPIRIREPQKPKQVDRWTKKRALFGVYDNVGILGDFQFHPKNLISGPKWLRGWRGNELQRCIRKKQLVGDRMFVEDHHKLSKRIRYLYRRFNRTGKHR